A window of Papilio machaon chromosome 1, ilPapMach1.1, whole genome shotgun sequence contains these coding sequences:
- the LOC106714262 gene encoding tetratricopeptide repeat protein 14 homolog isoform X2 has protein sequence MEATLDASLVAQSINYHGQQLQKTWESERGEDDLSKIGVGGLDFAVYQSRHKHLTFQDRSKRLKLHQFIAKEANALFDASLLEEAPSSSSLGIDSTTPEDNMYALMPPFETFLNVDKSARLRHFFENVKTGELIIGAVINRTQSGMMLKVLCTAGPTSRFVADINVKAFLPVANIIPAVDKKNVSRNYLMNDTVCCEVIEVIPDTDKMVCGMKGVTRGPEDPPPKPPLGLLSTDDFPLIYKKTLEMKGENYEAILEKSPGFNNPNCVQYLSELLGIANMHCTNFASLRGGFQTSEYADELRQAQASKWAFRSVAEGIEHFKAGRHSEAFQCLNKALSIDPRNVEGLVARGALYANSGTFKKAIEDFETSLKLNPNHANARKYLGETLVALGRSYEDENKITEAQKAYEDCLAIIPFHEEAQNSLDFLKSKTSTTKPLIEPAELLLPGLTGAKSFEMKETLKQLLNLTEKKDKKKKKKRGKGKKKRSSSSSSSSSDTSSSSSSSESSSSSSDSSDSEEPNRKKKRRSQSNSKRQRSLSPLSKRMAILGDADSASRTHNSQFNHPYGYQPPPPPMEEPTNVPMRSQADLDYEMKVRKFLEMTKEDSDYEDKVRNFLEETAQYKRNRKMQELGQQPQPGADHDKKKKKKKDKKKKKESKRKRKEQEREDKRKAKLARSAVNNAEYSLRDLENIGDKKLRDAIRKELKGKSKRDLSSDGEYERKHSDKRLMDDMPGLDDLESKISAYHVMVEKEAMKRDGRASVSPIDQAPPPPLEKPKWKMSMSAVKETVKKKDTPVQKGYKERYAFEDSSDESQEQTKPSPSSGDKNVSVRRAMAMKEPSSGGGTGKTREPDPPGTEPPHHHQHSHPPPVRKGNIVLDKFGSFRLAQEGETPVCVGDARPEQFVTRIKPPSPAARRPRSPPSPPSPRRRSSNSSDDDRRSPKRSRSRSRPRKYRSRSGSRSRSASTGSGSPASRRRRSPSPRSRSRSDASRSYYSRSRSRSRSGSRDRMRRNNRRGNWRGRGGFERGTYYRPRFHTYNGNSRGRGRGDFRRDDGRRFQPDWRDNRSRGGRPFRPRRGGGGRGRPFRGGFRDFRDRRGGRYSRSRSPERTRRSRSYSPERRDKDNRDSYSRLSERNSHRSEGEYEEERYVDRKEYDGKWADGNEPDRSHQEEKAPEEPPKE, from the exons atGGAGGCTACATTGGATGCGTCCTTAGTGGCGCAATCCATAAATTACCATGGGCAACAACTGCAAAAGACATGGGAATCCGAACGAGGTGAAGACGACTTATCAAAAATTGGCGTGGGTGGCTTGGATTTCGCCGTCTATCAGTCAAGACATAAGCATCTTACTTTTCAAGACCGGAGCAAGCGCCTCAAACTTCATCAGTTTATTGCCAAAGAAGCGAATGCATTGTTCGACGCATCACTACTAGAGGAAGCTCCATCATCTTCGAGCTTAGGAATAGATTCTACAACACCAGAAGACA aTATGTATGCACTAATGCCTCcgtttgaaacatttttaaatgtagacaAATCAGCAAGGTTACGGCATTTCTTTGAA AATGTGAAGACGGGGGAACTGATAATTGGAGCGGTCATCAACAGAACACAATCTGGAATGATGCTCAAGGTGTTGTGCACTGCGGGTCCCACATCCAGATTTGTTGCAGATATCAATGTCAAG GCTTTTCTACCGGTGGCAAATATCATTCCTGCAGTGGACAAGAAAAATGTGTCAAGAAACTACCTGATGAATGACACTGTTTGCTGTGAAGTAATTGAAGTAATCCCAGACACCGACAAAATGGTGTGTGGCATGAAAGGAGTAACTCGTGGCCCAGAAGACCCTCCGCCTAAGCCACCTCTCGGCCTTCTCAGCACCGATGACTTTCCACTCATATACaa GAAAACCTTGGAAATGAAAGGAGAAAACTATGAAGCCATATTAGAGAAGAGCCCAGGCTTCAATAACCCAAACTGCGTCCAATATCTCTCTGAACTCCTCGGCATTGCCAATATGCATTGCACCAATTTTGCATCTTTGag AGGAGGATTCCAAACTTCAGAATATGCAGATGAACTTCGTCAAGCTCAAGCTAGCAAGTGGGCGTTCCGTTCTGTTGCTGAAGGAATAGAACACTTCAAGGCTGGCCGACATTCTGAAGCATTCCAATGTCTCAACAAAGCACTGAGTATTGATCCCAGAAATGTGGAAGGACTTGTTGCCAGAGGGGCCTTGTATGCAAATAGTGGAACATTTAAGAAAGCTATAGAAGACTTTGAGACATCATTGAAATTGAACCCCAACCATGCTAATGCTAGAAAATACTTGGGAGAGACATTAGTAGCACTTGGACGTAGCTATGAAgacgaaaacaaaataactgaaGCACAAAAAGCTTATGAAGACTGTTTAGCTATCATCCCATTCCATGAAGAGGCACAAAACTCTCTAGATTTCCTCAAGAGTAAAACATCAACTACAAAACCATTGATTGAACCCGCTGAATTGTTGCTACCTGGATTAACAGGAGCAAAATCATTTGAAATGAAAGAAACTCTTAAGCAGCTACTAAATCTTACAGAGAAGAAAgacaagaagaagaaaaagaaacgaGGAAAAGGCAAGAAGAAAAGATCCAGCAGTTCTTCATCATCATCGAGTGACACTTCAAGCTCCAGTTCGTCTTCGGAGTCGTCGTCGTCATCTTCTGATTCTAGTG ATTCAGAAGAGCCGAACCGCAAGAAGAAGCGTCGCTCGCAGTCGAACAGCAAGCGGCAGCGGTCGCTGTCGCCGCTCAGCAAGCGCATGGCCATCCTGGGCGACGCGGACTCCGCCTCGCGCACACACAACTCCCAGTTTAATCACCCCTACGGCTACCAACCCCCGCCTCCACCAATGGAAGAGCCCACCAATGTTCCCATGCGTTCACAAGCTGATTTGGATTATGAAATGAAA GTACGCAAGTTCTTAGAAATGACAAAAGAAGATTCTGACTATGAAGACAAAGTACGTAACTTCTTGGAAGAGACAGCTCAGTACAAGCGCAACCGCAAGATGCAGGAGCTCGGCCAGCAGCCGCAGCCCGGCGCAGACCACgataagaaaaagaagaagaagaaagacAA gaaAAAGAAGAAGGAGTCTAAAAGGAAGCGTAAAGAGCAGGAGAGAGAAGATAAAAGGAAAGCCAAGCTGGCGCGATCCGCTGTCAATAATGCGGAATACAGCTTACGTGATCTGGAGAACATTGGAGATAAGAAACTGAGAGATGCCATtag GAAGGAATTGAAAGGAAAATCTAAGAGGGACCTCAGTTCCGACGGGGAATATGAAAGAAAGCACAGTGATAAGAG GTTGATGGACGATATGCCGGGATTGGACGACTTGGAGTCCAAGATCAGCGCTTACCACGTGATGGTAGAGAAGGAGGCGATGAAACGCGACGGCCGCGCCTCCGTCAGCCCCATCGACCAGgccccgccgccgccgctggAGAAACCTAAGTGGAAGATGTCCATGAGTGCGGTTAAGGAAAC gGTTAAGAAGAAGGATACGCCAGTACAGAAGGGCTACAAGGAACGTTACGCGTTTGAAGATAGTTCTGATGAGTCACAAGAGCAAACTAAG CCGTCACCTTCGAGTGGGGACAAGAACGTGTCTGTGCGACGCGCCATGGCAATGAAGGAGCCTTCCAGTGGTGGGGGCACGGGCAAGACACGCGAGCCTGACCCGCCCGGCACTGAACCCCCGCACCACCACCAGCACTCACATCCCCCACCG GTGCGCAAAGGCAATATAGTGCTAGACAAATTCGGTTCATTCCGATTGGCGCAGGAGGGCGAGACCCCGGTGTGTGTGGGCGACGCGCGACCTGAACAGTTCGTGACTCGCATCAAGCCGCCctcgcccgccgcccgccgcccccgCTCCCCGCCCTCGCCGCCCTCACCTCGCCGCCGCTCCTCCAACTCCTCCGATGACGACCGCCGCTCACCCAAGCGCTCCCGCAGCAG GTCGCGGCCTCGCAAGTATCGATCTCGGTCCGGTTCACGGTCGAGATCGGCGTCCACTGGTAGCGGGTCGCCCGCGTCGCGTCGCCGCCGGTCGCCCTCACCGCGCTCGCGGAGCCGCTCCGATGCTAGCCGCTCATACTACTCGCGCAGCCGGTCGCGCTCCCGCTCCGGATCCAGGGACAG AATGCGTCGCAATAACCGGCGCGGCAACTGGCGCGGGCGCGGTGGCTTCGAGCGCGGTACGTACTACCGGCCACGCTTCCATACGTACAACGGAAACAGCCGGGGCCGCGGCCGCGGAGACTTCCGTCGCGACGACGGCCGCCGCTTCCAGCCCGACTGGCGCGACAACCGCTCGCGCGGCGGACGACCCTTCCGCCCGCGTCGCGGCGGCGGTGGCAGGGGAAGACCTTTCAG AGGCGGGTTCCGTGACTTCCGCGATCGGCGCGGCGGACGATACTCGCGCTCGCGAAGCCCCGAACGCACGCGACGTTCGCGCTCCTACAGCCCCGAGCGACGCGACAAGGACAACAGGGACAG CTACTCTCGTTTGTCCGAACGCAACAGCCACCGCAGCGAGGGCGAGTACGAGGAGGAGCGCTACGTCGACCGCAAGGAGTACGACGGCAAGTGGGCAGACGGCAACGAGCCCGACAGGTCCCACCAAGAAGAGAAGGCCCCCGAGGAACCACCCAAAGAATAG
- the LOC106714262 gene encoding tetratricopeptide repeat protein 14 homolog isoform X3 translates to MEATLDASLVAQSINYHGQQLQKTWESERGEDDLSKIGVGGLDFAVYQSRHKHLTFQDRSKRLKLHQFIAKEANALFDASLLEEAPSSSSLGIDSTTPEDNMYALMPPFETFLNVDKSARLRHFFENVKTGELIIGAVINRTQSGMMLKVLCTAGPTSRFVADINVKAFLPVANIIPAVDKKNVSRNYLMNDTVCCEVIEVIPDTDKMVCGMKGVTRGPEDPPPKPPLGLLSTDDFPLIYKKTLEMKGENYEAILEKSPGFNNPNCVQYLSELLGIANMHCTNFASLRGGFQTSEYADELRQAQASKWAFRSVAEGIEHFKAGRHSEAFQCLNKALSIDPRNVEGLVARGALYANSGTFKKAIEDFETSLKLNPNHANARKYLGETLVALGRSYEDENKITEAQKAYEDCLAIIPFHEEAQNSLDFLKSKTSTTKPLIEPAELLLPGLTGAKSFEMKETLKQLLNLTEKKDKKKKKKRGKGKKKRSSSSSSSSSDTSSSSSSSESSSSSSDSNSEEPNRKKKRRSQSNSKRQRSLSPLSKRMAILGDADSASRTHNSQFNHPYGYQPPPPPMEEPTNVPMRSQADLDYEMKVRKFLEMTKEDSDYEDKVRNFLEETAQYKRNRKMQELGQQPQPGADHDKKKKKKKDKKKKKESKRKRKEQEREDKRKAKLARSAVNNAEYSLRDLENIGDKKLRDAIRKELKGKSKRDLSSDGEYERKHSDKRLMDDMPGLDDLESKISAYHVMVEKEAMKRDGRASVSPIDQAPPPPLEKPKWKMSMSAVKETRVKKKDTPVQKGYKERYAFEDSSDESQEQTKPSPSSGDKNVSVRRAMAMKEPSSGGGTGKTREPDPPGTEPPHHHQHSHPPPVRKGNIVLDKFGSFRLAQEGETPVCVGDARPEQFVTRIKPPSPAARRPRSPPSPPSPRRRSSNSSDDDRRSPKRSRSRSRPRKYRSRSGSRSRSASTGSGSPASRRRRSPSPRSRSRSDASRSYYSRSRSRSRSGSRDRMRRNNRRGNWRGRGGFERGTYYRPRFHTYNGNSRGRGRGDFRRDDGRRFQPDWRDNRSRGGRPFRPRRGGGGRGRPFRGGFRDFRDRRGGRYSRSRSPERTRRSRSYSPERRDKDNRDSYSRLSERNSHRSEGEYEEERYVDRKEYDGKWADGNEPDRSHQEEKAPEEPPKE, encoded by the exons atGGAGGCTACATTGGATGCGTCCTTAGTGGCGCAATCCATAAATTACCATGGGCAACAACTGCAAAAGACATGGGAATCCGAACGAGGTGAAGACGACTTATCAAAAATTGGCGTGGGTGGCTTGGATTTCGCCGTCTATCAGTCAAGACATAAGCATCTTACTTTTCAAGACCGGAGCAAGCGCCTCAAACTTCATCAGTTTATTGCCAAAGAAGCGAATGCATTGTTCGACGCATCACTACTAGAGGAAGCTCCATCATCTTCGAGCTTAGGAATAGATTCTACAACACCAGAAGACA aTATGTATGCACTAATGCCTCcgtttgaaacatttttaaatgtagacaAATCAGCAAGGTTACGGCATTTCTTTGAA AATGTGAAGACGGGGGAACTGATAATTGGAGCGGTCATCAACAGAACACAATCTGGAATGATGCTCAAGGTGTTGTGCACTGCGGGTCCCACATCCAGATTTGTTGCAGATATCAATGTCAAG GCTTTTCTACCGGTGGCAAATATCATTCCTGCAGTGGACAAGAAAAATGTGTCAAGAAACTACCTGATGAATGACACTGTTTGCTGTGAAGTAATTGAAGTAATCCCAGACACCGACAAAATGGTGTGTGGCATGAAAGGAGTAACTCGTGGCCCAGAAGACCCTCCGCCTAAGCCACCTCTCGGCCTTCTCAGCACCGATGACTTTCCACTCATATACaa GAAAACCTTGGAAATGAAAGGAGAAAACTATGAAGCCATATTAGAGAAGAGCCCAGGCTTCAATAACCCAAACTGCGTCCAATATCTCTCTGAACTCCTCGGCATTGCCAATATGCATTGCACCAATTTTGCATCTTTGag AGGAGGATTCCAAACTTCAGAATATGCAGATGAACTTCGTCAAGCTCAAGCTAGCAAGTGGGCGTTCCGTTCTGTTGCTGAAGGAATAGAACACTTCAAGGCTGGCCGACATTCTGAAGCATTCCAATGTCTCAACAAAGCACTGAGTATTGATCCCAGAAATGTGGAAGGACTTGTTGCCAGAGGGGCCTTGTATGCAAATAGTGGAACATTTAAGAAAGCTATAGAAGACTTTGAGACATCATTGAAATTGAACCCCAACCATGCTAATGCTAGAAAATACTTGGGAGAGACATTAGTAGCACTTGGACGTAGCTATGAAgacgaaaacaaaataactgaaGCACAAAAAGCTTATGAAGACTGTTTAGCTATCATCCCATTCCATGAAGAGGCACAAAACTCTCTAGATTTCCTCAAGAGTAAAACATCAACTACAAAACCATTGATTGAACCCGCTGAATTGTTGCTACCTGGATTAACAGGAGCAAAATCATTTGAAATGAAAGAAACTCTTAAGCAGCTACTAAATCTTACAGAGAAGAAAgacaagaagaagaaaaagaaacgaGGAAAAGGCAAGAAGAAAAGATCCAGCAGTTCTTCATCATCATCGAGTGACACTTCAAGCTCCAGTTCGTCTTCGGAGTCGTCGTCGTCATCTTCTGATTCTA ATTCAGAAGAGCCGAACCGCAAGAAGAAGCGTCGCTCGCAGTCGAACAGCAAGCGGCAGCGGTCGCTGTCGCCGCTCAGCAAGCGCATGGCCATCCTGGGCGACGCGGACTCCGCCTCGCGCACACACAACTCCCAGTTTAATCACCCCTACGGCTACCAACCCCCGCCTCCACCAATGGAAGAGCCCACCAATGTTCCCATGCGTTCACAAGCTGATTTGGATTATGAAATGAAA GTACGCAAGTTCTTAGAAATGACAAAAGAAGATTCTGACTATGAAGACAAAGTACGTAACTTCTTGGAAGAGACAGCTCAGTACAAGCGCAACCGCAAGATGCAGGAGCTCGGCCAGCAGCCGCAGCCCGGCGCAGACCACgataagaaaaagaagaagaagaaagacAA gaaAAAGAAGAAGGAGTCTAAAAGGAAGCGTAAAGAGCAGGAGAGAGAAGATAAAAGGAAAGCCAAGCTGGCGCGATCCGCTGTCAATAATGCGGAATACAGCTTACGTGATCTGGAGAACATTGGAGATAAGAAACTGAGAGATGCCATtag GAAGGAATTGAAAGGAAAATCTAAGAGGGACCTCAGTTCCGACGGGGAATATGAAAGAAAGCACAGTGATAAGAG GTTGATGGACGATATGCCGGGATTGGACGACTTGGAGTCCAAGATCAGCGCTTACCACGTGATGGTAGAGAAGGAGGCGATGAAACGCGACGGCCGCGCCTCCGTCAGCCCCATCGACCAGgccccgccgccgccgctggAGAAACCTAAGTGGAAGATGTCCATGAGTGCGGTTAAGGAAAC taggGTTAAGAAGAAGGATACGCCAGTACAGAAGGGCTACAAGGAACGTTACGCGTTTGAAGATAGTTCTGATGAGTCACAAGAGCAAACTAAG CCGTCACCTTCGAGTGGGGACAAGAACGTGTCTGTGCGACGCGCCATGGCAATGAAGGAGCCTTCCAGTGGTGGGGGCACGGGCAAGACACGCGAGCCTGACCCGCCCGGCACTGAACCCCCGCACCACCACCAGCACTCACATCCCCCACCG GTGCGCAAAGGCAATATAGTGCTAGACAAATTCGGTTCATTCCGATTGGCGCAGGAGGGCGAGACCCCGGTGTGTGTGGGCGACGCGCGACCTGAACAGTTCGTGACTCGCATCAAGCCGCCctcgcccgccgcccgccgcccccgCTCCCCGCCCTCGCCGCCCTCACCTCGCCGCCGCTCCTCCAACTCCTCCGATGACGACCGCCGCTCACCCAAGCGCTCCCGCAGCAG GTCGCGGCCTCGCAAGTATCGATCTCGGTCCGGTTCACGGTCGAGATCGGCGTCCACTGGTAGCGGGTCGCCCGCGTCGCGTCGCCGCCGGTCGCCCTCACCGCGCTCGCGGAGCCGCTCCGATGCTAGCCGCTCATACTACTCGCGCAGCCGGTCGCGCTCCCGCTCCGGATCCAGGGACAG AATGCGTCGCAATAACCGGCGCGGCAACTGGCGCGGGCGCGGTGGCTTCGAGCGCGGTACGTACTACCGGCCACGCTTCCATACGTACAACGGAAACAGCCGGGGCCGCGGCCGCGGAGACTTCCGTCGCGACGACGGCCGCCGCTTCCAGCCCGACTGGCGCGACAACCGCTCGCGCGGCGGACGACCCTTCCGCCCGCGTCGCGGCGGCGGTGGCAGGGGAAGACCTTTCAG AGGCGGGTTCCGTGACTTCCGCGATCGGCGCGGCGGACGATACTCGCGCTCGCGAAGCCCCGAACGCACGCGACGTTCGCGCTCCTACAGCCCCGAGCGACGCGACAAGGACAACAGGGACAG CTACTCTCGTTTGTCCGAACGCAACAGCCACCGCAGCGAGGGCGAGTACGAGGAGGAGCGCTACGTCGACCGCAAGGAGTACGACGGCAAGTGGGCAGACGGCAACGAGCCCGACAGGTCCCACCAAGAAGAGAAGGCCCCCGAGGAACCACCCAAAGAATAG
- the LOC106714262 gene encoding tetratricopeptide repeat protein 14 homolog isoform X4, whose translation MEATLDASLVAQSINYHGQQLQKTWESERGEDDLSKIGVGGLDFAVYQSRHKHLTFQDRSKRLKLHQFIAKEANALFDASLLEEAPSSSSLGIDSTTPEDNMYALMPPFETFLNVDKSARLRHFFENVKTGELIIGAVINRTQSGMMLKVLCTAGPTSRFVADINVKAFLPVANIIPAVDKKNVSRNYLMNDTVCCEVIEVIPDTDKMVCGMKGVTRGPEDPPPKPPLGLLSTDDFPLIYKKTLEMKGENYEAILEKSPGFNNPNCVQYLSELLGIANMHCTNFASLRGGFQTSEYADELRQAQASKWAFRSVAEGIEHFKAGRHSEAFQCLNKALSIDPRNVEGLVARGALYANSGTFKKAIEDFETSLKLNPNHANARKYLGETLVALGRSYEDENKITEAQKAYEDCLAIIPFHEEAQNSLDFLKSKTSTTKPLIEPAELLLPGLTGAKSFEMKETLKQLLNLTEKKDKKKKKKRGKGKKKRSSSSSSSSSDTSSSSSSSESSSSSSDSSDSEEPNRKKKRRSQSNSKRQRSLSPLSKRMAILGDADSASRTHNSQFNHPYGYQPPPPPMEEPTNVPMRSQADLDYEMKVRKFLEMTKEDSDYEDKVRNFLEETAQYKRNRKMQELGQQPQPGADHDKKKKKKKDKKKKKESKRKRKEQEREDKRKAKLARSAVNNAEYSLRDLENIGDKKLRDAIRKELKGKSKRDLSSDGEYERKHSDKRLMDDMPGLDDLESKISAYHVMVEKEAMKRDGRASVSPIDQAPPPPLEKPKWKMSMSAVKETRVKKKDTPVQKGYKERYAFEDSSDESQEQTKPSPSSGDKNVSVRRAMAMKEPSSGGGTGKTREPDPPGTEPPHHHQHSHPPPVRKGNIVLDKFGSFRLAQEGETPVCVGDARPEQFVTRIKPPSPAARRPRSPPSPPSPRRRSSNSSDDDRRSPKRSRSRSRPRKYRSRSGSRSRSASTGSGSPASRRRRSPSPRSRSRSDASRSYYSRSRSRSRSGSRDRMRRNNRRGNWRGRGGFERGTYYRPRFHTYNGNSRGRGRGDFRRDDGRRFQPDWRDNRSRGGRPFRPRRGGGGRGRPFRGGFRDFRDRRGGRYSRSRSPERTRRSRSYSPERRDKDNRDSHRSEGEYEEERYVDRKEYDGKWADGNEPDRSHQEEKAPEEPPKE comes from the exons atGGAGGCTACATTGGATGCGTCCTTAGTGGCGCAATCCATAAATTACCATGGGCAACAACTGCAAAAGACATGGGAATCCGAACGAGGTGAAGACGACTTATCAAAAATTGGCGTGGGTGGCTTGGATTTCGCCGTCTATCAGTCAAGACATAAGCATCTTACTTTTCAAGACCGGAGCAAGCGCCTCAAACTTCATCAGTTTATTGCCAAAGAAGCGAATGCATTGTTCGACGCATCACTACTAGAGGAAGCTCCATCATCTTCGAGCTTAGGAATAGATTCTACAACACCAGAAGACA aTATGTATGCACTAATGCCTCcgtttgaaacatttttaaatgtagacaAATCAGCAAGGTTACGGCATTTCTTTGAA AATGTGAAGACGGGGGAACTGATAATTGGAGCGGTCATCAACAGAACACAATCTGGAATGATGCTCAAGGTGTTGTGCACTGCGGGTCCCACATCCAGATTTGTTGCAGATATCAATGTCAAG GCTTTTCTACCGGTGGCAAATATCATTCCTGCAGTGGACAAGAAAAATGTGTCAAGAAACTACCTGATGAATGACACTGTTTGCTGTGAAGTAATTGAAGTAATCCCAGACACCGACAAAATGGTGTGTGGCATGAAAGGAGTAACTCGTGGCCCAGAAGACCCTCCGCCTAAGCCACCTCTCGGCCTTCTCAGCACCGATGACTTTCCACTCATATACaa GAAAACCTTGGAAATGAAAGGAGAAAACTATGAAGCCATATTAGAGAAGAGCCCAGGCTTCAATAACCCAAACTGCGTCCAATATCTCTCTGAACTCCTCGGCATTGCCAATATGCATTGCACCAATTTTGCATCTTTGag AGGAGGATTCCAAACTTCAGAATATGCAGATGAACTTCGTCAAGCTCAAGCTAGCAAGTGGGCGTTCCGTTCTGTTGCTGAAGGAATAGAACACTTCAAGGCTGGCCGACATTCTGAAGCATTCCAATGTCTCAACAAAGCACTGAGTATTGATCCCAGAAATGTGGAAGGACTTGTTGCCAGAGGGGCCTTGTATGCAAATAGTGGAACATTTAAGAAAGCTATAGAAGACTTTGAGACATCATTGAAATTGAACCCCAACCATGCTAATGCTAGAAAATACTTGGGAGAGACATTAGTAGCACTTGGACGTAGCTATGAAgacgaaaacaaaataactgaaGCACAAAAAGCTTATGAAGACTGTTTAGCTATCATCCCATTCCATGAAGAGGCACAAAACTCTCTAGATTTCCTCAAGAGTAAAACATCAACTACAAAACCATTGATTGAACCCGCTGAATTGTTGCTACCTGGATTAACAGGAGCAAAATCATTTGAAATGAAAGAAACTCTTAAGCAGCTACTAAATCTTACAGAGAAGAAAgacaagaagaagaaaaagaaacgaGGAAAAGGCAAGAAGAAAAGATCCAGCAGTTCTTCATCATCATCGAGTGACACTTCAAGCTCCAGTTCGTCTTCGGAGTCGTCGTCGTCATCTTCTGATTCTAGTG ATTCAGAAGAGCCGAACCGCAAGAAGAAGCGTCGCTCGCAGTCGAACAGCAAGCGGCAGCGGTCGCTGTCGCCGCTCAGCAAGCGCATGGCCATCCTGGGCGACGCGGACTCCGCCTCGCGCACACACAACTCCCAGTTTAATCACCCCTACGGCTACCAACCCCCGCCTCCACCAATGGAAGAGCCCACCAATGTTCCCATGCGTTCACAAGCTGATTTGGATTATGAAATGAAA GTACGCAAGTTCTTAGAAATGACAAAAGAAGATTCTGACTATGAAGACAAAGTACGTAACTTCTTGGAAGAGACAGCTCAGTACAAGCGCAACCGCAAGATGCAGGAGCTCGGCCAGCAGCCGCAGCCCGGCGCAGACCACgataagaaaaagaagaagaagaaagacAA gaaAAAGAAGAAGGAGTCTAAAAGGAAGCGTAAAGAGCAGGAGAGAGAAGATAAAAGGAAAGCCAAGCTGGCGCGATCCGCTGTCAATAATGCGGAATACAGCTTACGTGATCTGGAGAACATTGGAGATAAGAAACTGAGAGATGCCATtag GAAGGAATTGAAAGGAAAATCTAAGAGGGACCTCAGTTCCGACGGGGAATATGAAAGAAAGCACAGTGATAAGAG GTTGATGGACGATATGCCGGGATTGGACGACTTGGAGTCCAAGATCAGCGCTTACCACGTGATGGTAGAGAAGGAGGCGATGAAACGCGACGGCCGCGCCTCCGTCAGCCCCATCGACCAGgccccgccgccgccgctggAGAAACCTAAGTGGAAGATGTCCATGAGTGCGGTTAAGGAAAC taggGTTAAGAAGAAGGATACGCCAGTACAGAAGGGCTACAAGGAACGTTACGCGTTTGAAGATAGTTCTGATGAGTCACAAGAGCAAACTAAG CCGTCACCTTCGAGTGGGGACAAGAACGTGTCTGTGCGACGCGCCATGGCAATGAAGGAGCCTTCCAGTGGTGGGGGCACGGGCAAGACACGCGAGCCTGACCCGCCCGGCACTGAACCCCCGCACCACCACCAGCACTCACATCCCCCACCG GTGCGCAAAGGCAATATAGTGCTAGACAAATTCGGTTCATTCCGATTGGCGCAGGAGGGCGAGACCCCGGTGTGTGTGGGCGACGCGCGACCTGAACAGTTCGTGACTCGCATCAAGCCGCCctcgcccgccgcccgccgcccccgCTCCCCGCCCTCGCCGCCCTCACCTCGCCGCCGCTCCTCCAACTCCTCCGATGACGACCGCCGCTCACCCAAGCGCTCCCGCAGCAG GTCGCGGCCTCGCAAGTATCGATCTCGGTCCGGTTCACGGTCGAGATCGGCGTCCACTGGTAGCGGGTCGCCCGCGTCGCGTCGCCGCCGGTCGCCCTCACCGCGCTCGCGGAGCCGCTCCGATGCTAGCCGCTCATACTACTCGCGCAGCCGGTCGCGCTCCCGCTCCGGATCCAGGGACAG AATGCGTCGCAATAACCGGCGCGGCAACTGGCGCGGGCGCGGTGGCTTCGAGCGCGGTACGTACTACCGGCCACGCTTCCATACGTACAACGGAAACAGCCGGGGCCGCGGCCGCGGAGACTTCCGTCGCGACGACGGCCGCCGCTTCCAGCCCGACTGGCGCGACAACCGCTCGCGCGGCGGACGACCCTTCCGCCCGCGTCGCGGCGGCGGTGGCAGGGGAAGACCTTTCAG AGGCGGGTTCCGTGACTTCCGCGATCGGCGCGGCGGACGATACTCGCGCTCGCGAAGCCCCGAACGCACGCGACGTTCGCGCTCCTACAGCCCCGAGCGACGCGACAAGGACAACAGGGACAG CCACCGCAGCGAGGGCGAGTACGAGGAGGAGCGCTACGTCGACCGCAAGGAGTACGACGGCAAGTGGGCAGACGGCAACGAGCCCGACAGGTCCCACCAAGAAGAGAAGGCCCCCGAGGAACCACCCAAAGAATAG